The DNA window TCCGCGCCGCCACCGAACACCTGGCGCGCATCACCGAACCCTTTGCCGCACTGCGCATGAACCGCAGCATTCGCGCGGCGTTGACTGGACGCAGCGTCGCCAGCCTGGCAGACGCCACGCCGTCTGCGACGGCGGCGAACCCTTCCGAGCGTTGAGACCATGCCCATCATCACCATCCTGCCGCATCACGAATACTGCCCGCAAGGCGCCAAGGTCGAGGCCGGGCGTGGCACATCCGTGTGCGAAGCCTTGCTGGAGCATGGCATTCCCATCGAGCATGCCTGTGAAATGTCCTGCGCCTGCACCACCTGCCACGTCATCGTGCGCCAGGGCTATGCCTCGCTGGGCGAAACCGACGAGAGCGAGGACGATCTGCTGGACCGTGCCTGGGGCCTGGAGCCCACCTCGCGCCTGTCCTGCCAGGCCATCCTGAGCGATCAGGACGTGACCATCGAGATCCCCAAATATTCGATCAACCACGCCAAGGAATAGCCTGCTGCCGTCTTCTGCCCGGGCGTCGATGTCAGGCGTCGACGTCGGCCCG is part of the Thiomonas sp. X19 genome and encodes:
- the fdx gene encoding ISC system 2Fe-2S type ferredoxin, producing the protein MPIITILPHHEYCPQGAKVEAGRGTSVCEALLEHGIPIEHACEMSCACTTCHVIVRQGYASLGETDESEDDLLDRAWGLEPTSRLSCQAILSDQDVTIEIPKYSINHAKE